The following nucleotide sequence is from Mucilaginibacter sp. cycad4.
CCATGCCGTCTACCGATCCCGGCACCCCTGATGCTTTGTGGGTATACAAACTCATATTGGGTATCACATTTCCGGCCGAATCAAGATACATGTTAACATTAGCGGCACCCGGGCCTTTTTCCCTAAAATCGAGCGTGCTTGTTTTACCATCACAGGCGCGGTAAACCATAAAACCGCCACCGCCTATATTCCCGGCCTCGGGTAAAGTGACTGCCAAAGCAAATTGCACCGCTACCGCAGCATCAACCGCATTGCCTCCCTTTTTCAATATATCAAGCCCAACCTGCGCGGCATCAGGATATGCACAAACCACCATTCCGTTGCGGTATTGGCCACTATTGTTGAGCCCGAGCTGCTTTGGTGCGCATCCCCATAAAACAAAAAATATTACGGATAAAAACAGTACCTGGCATTTCGGATTACTTATTTTAGGGTAGTTTATAGTCATTACAGCGATTTAATTTTCACTAAAATAACTTATTTGGTTACTTAATTTAACAATCCGAAACCATTCTTTTCTACTGAAAACCAAATCAATACAAACTAAAGGATAATGTTTTTTATACGCTGATACCATAAAAAGGCAATTCTGGCGTTTATTTGCATGAAATAAAAAAGCTTAAAATCGAGCTAAACAAGCTGGTCACTTTTTTGTTACAGCTACATTATTGTCAATCATTAAATTCATCTGCATGAAAAAACTAACGTACCTTTTATTACTTTCCGTATCCTTTTTATTTATCAGCAAAAACTCACAGGCTCAAGACTATAAAACAGCAGTAGGTTTAAAATTTGGCGCATACGAAGTTGGCCCCTCTATTAAATATTTTATGGATAAAGGCACCGCGCTTGAAGGCATCTTAGGCATCCGCGACCATGGCGTGGTATTAACCGGTTTATATGAATTAAACCAGCAAGCCTTTAATGTTGATAAACTAAGCTTCTATTACGGCTTTGGCGGTCACCTTGGTTCGGTAGGCAATGGCTACTACAAACGTTTTGGCGGCGACGACGAATACTACAACGGCAAACACATCCTTATAGGTGCCGATGCTGTTATCGGTTTGGAATATGTTATTCCTACGGCGCCAATTGCTATCAGCCTTGACCTTAACCCGCGACTTGAACTGGCAAGAGGGCCATTTTTTGATATCGCACCCGGACTGGGCATAAAATATACCTTCTAAAAAATAAAAAGAGCTATCATCACCTGCCTAACGGGTGATGATAACTTTTTGCGAATAGACCTTCTGGCCAAGCAACACCCTAAGCACATATACTCCCGGCGTTTGCCTGCTCACATTCAAAATAGTACTGTAATTACCCTGATCAATATTTTGCTGCCCGCCCTGGTAAACGGCTTCGCCTAAGGCATTAACCAGGGATAGTTTCATCGTAGTGGCTTCTTTGGCTGCAAATACTACGTTTAAATCGGCACTTACCGGTACAGGGAACACGCTTAATCCAATTTCGTTTTTATTTCCAGCCCCACCTTCGCGTGCATAAACGTAATTATCCGATTGCGCCACACAACCATTGGCCAGGGTAACCTGCACCTGGTATTTTCCGCTTTGTACCGGGTTATAAGTTGCAGCGGTAGCTCCGCTTATTACAGTGCCATTTAACAGCCACTGGTTGCCATCGGTAAAGTTTGAGTTAAGGATGTTATTGGTTTGGGTAATAAGCGGCTTGCTCAACGTTACTGCTTTACGCGTGGCAGATGCACAACCAAGGCTTTGCACCTTCATATCATAAAAGTAATAATAGAAACCTTTATAAGCCGTAGTATCGCCATTGGTTGCAGTAGCGCTGTTGCCGGTAATGCTAAATATATTACCGATCTTAAACGGATAACCTGTTACCCCGCCGTTGTTACGATATATAGTGGCCTGGTCGGCAAAATCAACCGAGATCTGGTAATCGCCGGCGGCCGGTAATGAAAGGTTTAAATCATACACCTGTCCCTGATCGTTAGGATCATCGGGTTGTGCGCCTGCAAGCGGTGTTGTGCGGGTAGCAACAGCATTTATAGTAGTTGACGATACTATTTGACCGTTAGCGTTGGATACATTAAATGTTATTTTGCCCGAATTACCAATGTAAAGGCGTGCGCTCTTAATTAATACCGGCACCTTAGTATTTACGGTTATATAAGGGGTAAACTGGTTATAGCCGCCGGCTGTAAATACGCTTTTAGCAGCAGGGCCGATTGTCCCGCTAAAATCATTAACGCCTGCATAGTAAGTACTATTAACCGGCGCCTGGGTTGTTAACGCTTCACTGCCGGCCGCTATCGGCAATTCATCAGTTGCATTCTGATACCATAATACAGTACCATCACCAGTGCCAAATAATTCGTATTGATTGGTAGTGGAACAATAATAAGCACTCAGGTCGCCAATGGTTGCCGGCGAATTAACAACGATATTGGCTGTAACCGAGTTATTGCTGCTAACCGGGTCGCCGGCAAGTTTACTGGTTGCAGTAATGGTATAGGATGCCCCGGCAATCGCGTTAAACTCCTGGCTAAAGGTAAAGTTATCCTCGGCCAATGCCGGCAATGATGCCTTATAGATTTCGTTATAAGTAGTTGTAACATTATTGGCATTGGTAATGGTAACTGTTACCGGGATATTGTTTATGGCCGCGTTGCCAAAATTTTTAAGCCTCACCGTAACAGGCGTACTTGCCGAGCACGAACCGCTGCTGCCGGGGCTAACAATTGAAATTACGCCTGCGTCAATACTGGTTTGCAAAAATTGCACCCGGTAATCCTGGGTTTCGCCTTTGGCATAGCTGCCGCAGGCTTTAATGGTTGCTGCATCGCCGGTTTCAGTAAGTACAATCCGCATCAGGCTATAAGCACCGGCAGTTACTGTTCCCGGCACGGTGATGTTGGTATTATAAGTGCCGGTTCCGTTAATGATCCCGGTTGTTGCAGCCAGTTCATTATCTTCAAAAACACCGTTGGCATTCCAGTCAATGAATACCTTTGCAGCTTTATTAAAATTATTGCCGCAAGTGCCAAGGGTGATGCCCAAGGGGTACGTTTTAGCCTGCTCAAGCTGTACGGTAAGATTGGTGTAGTCCGAATAGCTTGTGCAGCCTGCAGCCGGGGTATTATCAATATTGGCCAGTTTTAAATTATCAACCCTTGAATCGGCATTTGACAGCAGGGCCGAAGCGCAGTAAGTAGTCCCCCCAACCCCGGTAACAATAAGCGAATACGCCTGTGACCCGGATGACAAGGTTCCTTTATGTGATACCGTAATGGTATAAGCCCTTCCGGGAACCGAATTAGGGATATATACCTGTTCAATATTATCCCTGATGTTATCCCCTTTAGTTGCAGCAAATCCAGGCTTATTCGGGTCAAGTACCCAGGGAGTAAAAGTTGTTGTACCGTCGCTTACCCTGATATCGAGATCGTTCACCAATTTAGGAGTGCGGCTGTTGATCACGCCCTCGGTAGTTGCCGTGCCTTGCGGGTCTGTCCATGATATGGTTGCGGCAAGTAAGCGGTTACCGGATGCTATTACGTTATAGGTTTGTGTTTGGCCTTGTGTAAGTGTTTTTTCACTTACTATGCTTTTACCGCCATTATTGGTTATGGCTTGTGCAGCTTCGGTCATGTTAAGTAATCCCCAGCCGTAAATATAATCGGGGCCGACATTACCGGCATCAAAAGCTGTATGGCAAACCAGGCCTTTCAATGTAGCCGACCGCATGAATGTACCTCCGTTTTGTTTGGCATAATACTCCTGCAGCAAATAAAGCGAACCTGTAACATTAGGGGCAGCCATTGAAGTGCCTGATAAAGTAGCGTATGAGGTAGTATTATCAACCCCTACCGAAAGTACGTTAACACCATCCCCCACAATATCGGGTTTGATACGGCCATCATCTGTTGGCCCCCAACTGCTGAAAGGCGCGATGGCTACATCGCTCCGGTTTTTAGGCCCGTACAATAGCGGGTAAACGGCACCTACGGTAAGTATGTTTTTGGCGTTGCCGCTGGTGCTTATAATATCATAGCTATCATTATTACTGATCCCTGCAGGGCGCGCGCCTTTGTTCACAAAAGTTTGATCGGTTTTGCTTTTGTAACCGTAGTAGGTTTCGCCTACCGCCGGGCCATTACTTGTACGCTCGTTACCTGCCGATTCAACAATGAGGTAATATGGGGCGGTATAAGCTATTTTATCCCAGTTGGCTGTTTTTGAATCATAGAAACCAAAGTTATAATCTAC
It contains:
- a CDS encoding S8 family serine peptidase, giving the protein MIKLYTIISFGFLLLFAAGGAMAQQPLISEKNRLQLNDISQQSLTSYKASHNRALSLAATHGWTLSRRTKNGNLVTLQGVNKLGFPVYLITHNNTTAAATTGTNTLQPGGSLGLNLSGSSDFLTNKLAIWDGGAVYKAHQEFAGKTITLKTTEPVNDHSSHVAGTMIAKGIYAPAKGMSFGATTLQSYDFNNDEATMSAAAANLLLSNHSYGVVTGWDYNDSAGRWEWNGLPGDTVDYNFGFYDSKTANWDKIAYTAPYYLIVESAGNERTSNGPAVGETYYGYKSKTDQTFVNKGARPAGISNNDSYDIISTSGNAKNILTVGAVYPLLYGPKNRSDVAIAPFSSWGPTDDGRIKPDIVGDGVNVLSVGVDNTTSYATLSGTSMAAPNVTGSLYLLQEYYAKQNGGTFMRSATLKGLVCHTAFDAGNVGPDYIYGWGLLNMTEAAQAITNNGGKSIVSEKTLTQGQTQTYNVIASGNRLLAATISWTDPQGTATTEGVINSRTPKLVNDLDIRVSDGTTTFTPWVLDPNKPGFAATKGDNIRDNIEQVYIPNSVPGRAYTITVSHKGTLSSGSQAYSLIVTGVGGTTYCASALLSNADSRVDNLKLANIDNTPAAGCTSYSDYTNLTVQLEQAKTYPLGITLGTCGNNFNKAAKVFIDWNANGVFEDNELAATTGIINGTGTYNTNITVPGTVTAGAYSLMRIVLTETGDAATIKACGSYAKGETQDYRVQFLQTSIDAGVISIVSPGSSGSCSASTPVTVRLKNFGNAAINNIPVTVTITNANNVTTTYNEIYKASLPALAEDNFTFSQEFNAIAGASYTITATSKLAGDPVSSNNSVTANIVVNSPATIGDLSAYYCSTTNQYELFGTGDGTVLWYQNATDELPIAAGSEALTTQAPVNSTYYAGVNDFSGTIGPAAKSVFTAGGYNQFTPYITVNTKVPVLIKSARLYIGNSGKITFNVSNANGQIVSSTTINAVATRTTPLAGAQPDDPNDQGQVYDLNLSLPAAGDYQISVDFADQATIYRNNGGVTGYPFKIGNIFSITGNSATATNGDTTAYKGFYYYFYDMKVQSLGCASATRKAVTLSKPLITQTNNILNSNFTDGNQWLLNGTVISGATAATYNPVQSGKYQVQVTLANGCVAQSDNYVYAREGGAGNKNEIGLSVFPVPVSADLNVVFAAKEATTMKLSLVNALGEAVYQGGQQNIDQGNYSTILNVSRQTPGVYVLRVLLGQKVYSQKVIITR